A part of Sulfurimonas sp. HSL-1716 genomic DNA contains:
- a CDS encoding EAL domain-containing protein, with the protein MKLLNHTFENCAALEQFIDNELPKEGNILVQLFSGISDITTVQSVLDVLNEKIPNAVIIGASTAGEISGGIIHSKTVQLSFSVFENSSLRTIYYPKVDFQTGVDAVKGFSKKDTKAVLAFCEALKGDSELFLEGFSSVEHNIPIAGGNAGDNLEFKETFVINKDKIYFEGIVLCAIDSETLSVSTNYSLEWTPVGKEMIITKAQNNVVYEIDNLPVEKIYRYYLGDEILLNFPATVVEFPLIKTDENVKIARSIVARTDDEGFVYAGHFKNGDKVKFAIGNVEEILNKAQVLYDNIISAPVEATYIYSCSVRKLFLKDQLNYEFGLIEQIAPAVGFFTYGEFYHGKTKNQLLNITTTTLSLSESTQLKEKQKITERKAKTSMLKSLTNLVNISEKALNNNIIKLNQYKEILDNSAIVSKTDERGIITYVNDEFCRVSGYSREELLGQKHNIVKHPETEKSVFTQMWKDITHKKVWHGTIKNLTKNGETYYVKSVIMPILDEEGNITEYIAARTDVTDLIQKDKIIKRQFEDVLTGLQNRASLLYQLSIRPSEYASLILINIDRFSDINDYFGYETGDKVLQEFALRLKQKHEKVYRISGDEFAILCEHDLNEENKADIIKLILDLERSDYKLYEDVISVFLSCGVAYGRRSEIYKFSHIALKENKKSNKHVIFYNDNDNLDKKIKDNINIIAKIKEALQHDRFLPFFQGIVDNKTKKIVKYESLIRLKESDGKIVSPFFFLEHAKKAKLYIRLTEVMIVKSFEKFANLDYEFSINLSLQDIESVKIVNLLIENLEKYRCGNRVVLEIVESEGIDSFEKMSEFISIVKQYGCKIAIDDFGTGYSNFSYLSKLHIDYIKIDGSLIKDIDKDETQLATVESILHFAKKMDIKTIAEFVENETIYNVLHKLGVDFSQGYFFSKPQEELAE; encoded by the coding sequence TTGAAACTACTTAATCATACTTTTGAAAACTGTGCCGCTCTGGAGCAGTTTATAGATAACGAACTGCCAAAAGAGGGAAATATCCTCGTACAGCTTTTCAGCGGAATATCCGATATCACAACGGTTCAATCGGTCTTAGACGTATTGAACGAAAAGATCCCGAATGCAGTGATCATCGGTGCTTCCACCGCAGGCGAAATATCTGGCGGCATCATTCACAGCAAAACCGTACAACTTTCTTTTTCCGTATTTGAAAACTCCTCGCTCAGAACTATCTATTATCCGAAGGTGGATTTCCAAACGGGCGTCGATGCCGTAAAGGGTTTTTCAAAAAAAGATACCAAAGCGGTTCTGGCTTTTTGTGAAGCTTTAAAGGGAGATTCGGAGCTGTTTTTGGAAGGTTTTTCCTCCGTAGAACATAATATCCCCATTGCAGGCGGCAATGCGGGAGACAATTTAGAATTTAAAGAAACGTTTGTCATAAACAAAGACAAGATATATTTTGAGGGGATCGTATTGTGTGCGATCGACAGTGAAACTTTGAGCGTATCGACCAACTACTCTTTGGAGTGGACGCCCGTGGGCAAAGAGATGATCATTACAAAAGCTCAAAACAACGTCGTCTATGAGATCGACAATCTTCCGGTAGAAAAGATATACAGATACTATCTCGGAGACGAAATCCTGCTTAACTTCCCTGCCACGGTCGTAGAGTTTCCCTTGATAAAAACGGACGAAAATGTAAAGATCGCCAGATCGATCGTCGCGAGAACGGATGATGAAGGATTCGTTTATGCGGGGCATTTTAAAAACGGGGACAAAGTCAAGTTCGCGATAGGAAACGTAGAAGAGATTCTGAACAAAGCACAGGTACTTTATGACAATATCATTTCCGCTCCCGTCGAAGCTACGTACATATATTCCTGTTCGGTTAGAAAGCTGTTTTTAAAAGATCAGTTGAACTATGAGTTTGGTTTGATAGAGCAGATAGCTCCGGCTGTCGGTTTCTTTACGTACGGAGAGTTCTATCACGGCAAAACGAAAAACCAGCTTTTAAATATAACTACCACGACACTCAGCCTTTCGGAATCGACTCAGTTGAAAGAGAAACAGAAGATCACAGAGAGAAAAGCCAAGACCTCTATGTTGAAATCTCTTACAAATCTCGTGAACATTTCGGAAAAAGCCCTAAATAACAATATTATCAAGCTCAATCAGTATAAAGAGATACTCGACAACAGTGCCATCGTTTCCAAAACCGACGAGAGAGGGATCATTACCTATGTCAACGACGAGTTCTGCAGGGTTTCGGGTTACAGCAGAGAAGAGCTTTTGGGGCAAAAACACAATATCGTAAAGCATCCCGAGACGGAAAAATCCGTTTTTACCCAGATGTGGAAAGATATCACGCATAAAAAGGTATGGCACGGCACCATAAAAAATCTTACAAAAAACGGAGAGACCTATTATGTCAAGTCCGTGATCATGCCGATCCTGGATGAAGAGGGAAATATTACCGAGTACATCGCGGCAAGAACGGACGTGACGGATCTGATACAAAAAGACAAGATCATCAAAAGGCAGTTCGAAGATGTTTTGACGGGCTTGCAAAACAGAGCCTCGCTTTTGTATCAGTTAAGTATAAGACCGAGCGAATATGCCTCTTTGATACTTATAAACATCGACAGGTTTTCCGATATTAACGATTATTTCGGATATGAAACAGGAGACAAAGTCCTGCAGGAGTTCGCTCTTCGGTTAAAACAGAAGCATGAAAAAGTATATAGAATAAGCGGAGACGAATTTGCGATACTGTGCGAACATGATCTCAACGAAGAGAACAAAGCTGATATAATCAAATTGATACTAGATCTGGAAAGGTCCGATTACAAACTGTACGAGGATGTGATCTCCGTATTTTTATCTTGCGGCGTCGCATACGGAAGAAGAAGCGAGATATATAAATTTTCCCATATTGCGCTTAAAGAGAACAAAAAATCGAATAAACATGTCATCTTTTACAATGACAACGATAATCTGGATAAAAAAATAAAGGACAATATCAACATAATCGCAAAGATCAAAGAGGCGTTGCAGCATGACCGATTCCTGCCGTTCTTTCAGGGTATTGTCGATAACAAAACCAAAAAAATCGTCAAATATGAATCTCTTATCCGTCTCAAAGAGAGCGACGGCAAAATAGTCTCTCCGTTTTTCTTTTTAGAACATGCAAAAAAAGCGAAACTCTATATCAGACTAACAGAAGTCATGATAGTAAAATCGTTTGAAAAGTTTGCAAATCTGGATTACGAATTTTCCATAAATCTTTCCCTGCAGGATATTGAATCAGTAAAAATAGTGAATCTGCTGATAGAGAATCTGGAAAAATACCGATGCGGAAACAGGGTCGTCTTGGAGATAGTCGAATCCGAAGGTATCGACAGTTTCGAGAAGATGTCGGAGTTTATTTCCATAGTCAAACAATACGGCTGCAAGATAGCCATAGACGATTTTGGAACGGGATATTCCAACTTTAGCTATCTCTCCAAGCTGCACATAGATTACATAAAGATTGACGGCTCTTTGATAAAAGATATAGATAAAGACGAAACACAGCTCGCAACGGTCGAGAGTATCCTGCATTTTGCCAAAAAGATGGATATAAAGACGATCGCGGAGTTTGTAGAAAACGAAACTATCTACAATGTTTTACATAAGCTGGGAGTGGATTTTTCCCAAGGTTACTTTTTTTCCAAGCCGCAAGAGGAACT